The stretch of DNA CGAGGAGCTCAGGCCCCTGCTGATGGGCCTCGCGGCCGGGGTGCTCGACGGCGGCCATACCGCCGTGATCCCGGCCGGCGAGGTGCATGAACTCGCGCACGCCACGGACGTCCCGGTGGCCCGGCCGGAGGTGGAGCGCGCCGCGGTGATCGCCCCGATCAAGGCCGGCACCCGGGTGGTCGGCGTCGTGGCGGCCTTCGCCCCCGCGGCCGGCGCGGGGCTGGTCCGGGCGACGGGCGAGGTGGCCGACTGGGTGGCGGCCCAGGTGGAACTGGCCGAGCTCGATGCCTCCCGCACGCTTCTGATGGAGGCCGAGGTGCGCGCGCTCCGCGCCCAGATCAGCCCGCACTTCATCTACAACTCGCTGAACGCTATCGCGTCCTTCATCAACACGGACCCGGTGCGGGCGCGGGAACTCGTGGTGGAGTTTGCCGACTTCACCCGCTACTCGTTCCGGCGGCATGGAGACTTCACCACACTCGCCGAGGAACTGCGCTGCATCGACCGCTACCTGCTCCTGGAGCGGGCCCGGTTCGGGGACCGGGTGCAGGTGAGCCTGCGGATCGCCCCCGAGGTGCTCAGCACAGTGATCCCCTTCCTGAGCCTGCAGCCCCTCGTGGAAAACGCGGTGCGGCATGGCTTGGAGGCCAAGGAGGGGCCGGGCCACATTTCCATCACGGCGAACGATTCCGGGGCGTTCGCCGAGGTGACCATCGAGGACGACGGCGTGGGCATGGATCCGGAACAGCTGCGGTCCTTGCTGGCCGGCCATGGCGAGGGCGACCACGTCGGGCTGCGCAACGTCGACGCCCGGTTGCGGCAGGTCTACGGTGAGGACAACGGGCTGGTCATCGAGACCGCCCCGGGCGAGGGCACGCTGATCACCATGCGTGTGCCCAAGTCGCAGCCCCGCCACGACGCCTGACGCGGTTGCCTGACACCGCACAAACCGCCGCGGCGCCGGGCGGAACGCCGCGCGGAATCCGCCGGCAGTAGTCTGGAACCATGATTAACGTCCTCGTCGCCGACGACGAGCTGCCCGCCGTCGAGGAACTGGCCTTCCTGCTCGGCAGGGACGACCGGATCGGCACCATCCACCGCGCCTCCTCCGGCGCCGAGGCCCTGCGCGCCCTGGCAGCCGGGGACGTCGACGCCGTCTTCCTCGACATCCATATGCCCGCTGTGTCCGGGCTCGACATCGCCCGGTCCATCGCCTCCAGCGCGCACCCGCCCGCCGTCGTCTTTGTCACCGCCGATGAGGACTGCGCGCTGGAGGCGTTCGAGCTCGCGGCCGTGGACTACCTGCTCAAACCCGTGCGTGCCGAACGGCTGGCGAAGTCGGTCGGCCGTATCTGTGAGCTGCTCAAGGACGGCGCCGCGGTGCCGGAGATGATCACCGTGGACCTCGGCGGCACCACCAGGATGATCCGGCGCGACGACGTCACGTACGTCCAGGCGCAGGGCGATTACGCCAGGCTCCACACCGCGGACGCGAGCTACCTGATCCGGGTGCCGCTCGCGGACCTTGAGCAGCAATGGGCCGACGCCGGGTTCATCCGCACCCACCGCTCCTATCTGATCTCCCTGAACCACGTCAGCCATATGAAGCTCGCCGTGGCACGGCCCAGCGTGACCCTGGCCGGCGCCGAACTGCCGATCAGCCGCCGGCACCTGCCCTCCGTGCGGGAGAAACTCGAGGCGACCCGGATCCGGCCGCAGGCATGACCCGGGTCCGTGTCACCGCTCCGCGCACCAGCGCCCAGGCCAGTACGGCACTGCCCGCTGCGCGGTCGGCCGCCGAGCTGCGCGAAGCCGCAGAGGAGTCCGACGCCGGCCAGGTATTCGTCCGCTCGCTGATCCGCTCGCAGCTGAGGCTGGGCGTCGTGGTGGCCGGAGGCTTTATGCTCATCCTGCTCGCCTTCCCGCTTATGCTGGGGCTGGTCCCGGGGCTGGCGGAATCGAAGATTGCCGGCCTTCCCTTCGACTGGGTCCTGCTGGGCGCCGGAATCTATCCCGTGATCGGTCTCGGCGCGTGGCTGTATGTCCGGACGGCGGCACGGAACGAGGCCCGGTACCGGGAGCTGGCGGGGGACAAATGATGCGGCCGTGAACCCGGTCCTCGGGATTGCGGCGTTAGCCGCCGTCTCCCTCGCCACGGCCGTCATCGGCTTCTACGGGCTGCGGGTCTCCCGCACCACGAGTGACTTTTATGTGGCCTCGCGGACGGTGCGGCCCTGGTGGAATGCCTCGGCCATCGGCGGCGAGTATCTCTCGGCCGCGAGCTTCCTCGGCGTGGCGGGGCTCGTCCTGCTCTCGGGCACCGATGCCCTGTGGTTTCCGGTGGGCTATACGGCCGGCTACCTGATGCTGCTCCTGTTCGTGGCCGCTCCGCTGCGGCGCTCCGGCGCGTACACGATTCCGGACTTCACCGAGGCGCGGCTTGACTCGCGGGCAGTCCGCCGCGTCACGAGCATTGTGGTGGTGCTCGTCGGCTGGCTCTACATCGTTCCGCAGCTGCACGGCGCGGCGCTGGCCATCCGGATCGCCACGGGCCTGCCGGGCTGGGTGGGGCAGGTGGCGGTGGTCGCCGTCGTCTGCATTACCGTGGTGGCGGGCGGGATGCGTTCCATCACCTTCGTCCAGGCGTTCCAGTACTGGCTGAAATTGACGGCGCTGGCCGTGCCGATCCTCTTCATCTTCTTTGTGCTCGCCGGAACCGGTGCCCCCGCCGTCGCCGACGCCGCGGCGAATCCCACGGCCGCAGCACCAGCCGGGCCCTACCAGAACTTCTCCCTGCTCGTGGCCCTGCTGTTCGGCACGCTGGGACTGCCCCATGTACTGGTGCGGTTCTACACGAATCCGGACGGCCAGTCGGCCCGCCGGACCACGCTGATTGTGCTGGGCCTGCTGTCCGTCTTCTACCTGTTCCCGACGGCGTACGGCCTGATCGGGCGTATGTTCGCGCCCGGGCTTGCCCAAAGCGGCAGGGCGGATGCCCTCGTGCTGCTGCTGCCGGGCCGGATGATCGGCGGGACGGCCGGCGACCTGCTTTCCGCCTTGGTGGTGGCCGGGGCGTTCGCCGCGTTCCTGTCCACGACCTCCGGGCTGGTGGTCTCGCTCGCAGGCGTGATCAGCCAGGATGTGTTCGGCGGCAGCGTGCGCGGCTTCCGGTGGGCGGCGCTGATCTCGGCGGTCGTGCCGCTGGGGATAGCGTCCATGACCGACTCCCTGGCGCTGGCCGGAAGCGTGGGGCTCGTATTCGCCTTCACCGCGTCCACGATCTGCCCTGTGCTGCTGCTGGGCATCTGGTGGCGGGGCCTGACGGATACGGGAGCGATCGCCGGGATGCTGACCGGCGGGGTGCTCTGCGGCGGGGCCATGGTGGCCGGCTCGGTGCTGGGTGCCGCCGGGACGCCGTCGTGGCTCGCCCAGCCCGCCGCGTGGACGGTCCCGGCCGCGTTCGGCGTCGTTATCCTGGTGTCCCGGGCGACGAAGGACCGGGTACCCCGGACGATCACGCGGCTGATGACGCGGCTCCACACCCCGGAACGGCCGCTGGCAACCGAACGCTGAGCAGGCGGCCCTCAGTCGATGGAGGCCATCAGTTCCACGACGCGTTCCAGGAAGGCGTCGACCTGGCTTTCCTCGTACCCGTCCCGGCCGATGGCCGGCCGGAAGACGGCGCGGCGGATGTTGTCCACGCTCAGCGCCCGGTCCTCTTCGAGGTAGCCGATCAGCTCATGGCACAGGTCGTCGACGTCCGTGGTGTTGTAGCTGCGGGCTTTGGCCTTGGTGGGGCGCCGGAAGCGTTGGCCGTCCGGCCGGTGCAACCGGCCGCGGAGCACGCCGGCAAGCCGGCCGATTTCGCGCAGCCAGGCTTCCTCGCCGCGCTCGGCGACCAGTTCATCGCGTTCGCGCCGCGCGAGGGCATCCTCGAGCCGGTCCAGGGCCGCATCCACGCCGGCCGCGGCATAGCCGCCCTTGACAGGGTCGAAGGAGACGGCCCTGACATCGGCACTGCTGATGGGACGGCCCGCGGCCTTAGGTGATTCAAACGATACCCGCGCCCGCTGCAGGAACTGATCGACCTGCTTGGCGTTGTAGCCATACTGGTTCCGCTGCACGCGGTCAAAGGACGCAGGAATCTGCCGTTGAATGTCCACTGTCACTATGTTTCCTTCGGGGTTTCCTTCGGGCCGTTCGGCTGGTTTGCCCGGCACCATTCTAGGGCCGGAAGTGTTGATCCGGGAGGCGCCTATGCGCCGGCGACGGCCGAGAAGAGGATGAAAGCCACCGGCGAGGCGAACACAATCGAGTCCAGCCGGTCCATCACTCCACCGTGGCCGGGCAGGATGCTGCTCATGTCCTTGATGCCCAGTTCGCGTTTCACCATGGACTCGGCAAGGTCCCCTGCGGTGGCCGCGGCCACCATGCCGACGGCGAGCACGGCCCCGACCCACCAGGGCCTTCCCAGCAGGAAGATGCTGGCCAGCACGCCGATGATCATCGCCCCGGCGATCGAACCGGCGAAGCCTTCCCAGGTCTTCTTGGGGCTGATTTTGGGAGCCATCGGATGCTTGCCCAGGAAGGCACCCACGAGGTAGCCGAAGGTGTCGTTGGAGACCACCAGCAGCAGGAGCGTGGCGATCTGCCAGGCGCCGGGCGGCACCACGCCGCCGGGCCAGGGGCCCACCGGTGCCATGCCTCCCGTGGTGTGCAGCGGCAGCACAGCGAAGCTGATCAGGAACGGCACCCAGGCGAGGGTGAAGACGCCGGCGAAGATGCTGCGGGCCGAGCCCGCGGCTCCTTCCAGGGAGCGCCATAGCAGCACGGCCACGCTGCTGAGCAGCATGGCGAAGAGCAGGCTTTCGACGCCGCCGAAGTACGCTGCGATGGGCATCGCGATGGTCCCGGTCATGGCCGGGATAATGGGGAGCCTGGTCCCGGATGCTTCCAGGGCCCGGAAGATCTCCCAGACGCCGAAGACGGCGAAGGCCGTGACGATCAGCACAAAGCCCAGCGGAAGAAAGATCAGCCCGCCAAGGACGGCGAAGAGCATACCAAGGCCCACCGCGGTGGCGGCAGGAAGGTTCCTGCCGGCCTTCGGCGTCGGATTCTTTCGTTCTTTCCCCCGCCCCCGGACGCGTGGTCCGGGGGCCTGCTGTGCCTGACCCATCAGACCTCGAGCAGCTCGGCTTCCTTGCGCTTGAGCAGCTCGTCAATCCCGTCAACGTGTGCCTTGGTCATGGCATCCAGTTCCTTTTCGCCGCGGCTGCCCTCGTCCTCGCCGGCGTCCCCGTCCTTGACCAGTTTATCCAGTGTCTCCTTGGCCTTGCGGCGGATGTTGCGGATGGAGACCTTGGCGTCCTCGCCCTTGGCTTTGACGATTTTGACGTATTCCTTGCGCCGTTCCTTCGTCAGCTCCGGGATGGTGATCCGGATGACGTTGCCGTCGTTCGAGGGGTTGGCGCCGACCTCGGAGTCGCTCAGTGCCCGTTCGATGTCGCGCAGGGCCGTCTTGTCGAACGGGGTGATGAGGATGGTGCGGGCGTCCGGAACCGCGAAGGAGGCCAGCTGCTGCAGGGGCGTCGGCGAACCGTAATAGTCCACCAGGACCCGGTTGTACAGGCCGGGCGTGGCGCGGCCGGTCCGGATCGAGGCGAAGTCTTCCTTGGCTACCTCTACCGCCTTGTCCATCTTGTCCCCGGCTTCGAGCAAGGTTTCTTCGATCACGATCTCTCCTCAGAAATTGGTGCGTCCCGGTTGGCGGGCCGCTGCACGGTCTTCGTTCGTTCCGTCGGTGTCTTCCGCATGCCGGTACCCTGTCCGGGTACGGAACTGTCCTGAAAACATCCTAGCCGTTGCTAGGGGGTGACGACGGTGCCGAGGTCCTCGCCGCGGATGGCCCGGGTGACGTTACCTTCGCCTTCCATGCCGAACACCACCATTGTGAGGTTGTTGTCCTTGCACATGGTCATGGCGGTCTGGTCCATCACACGGATGTCGCGGCGCAGGGCCTCGTCGTAGCTGAGGTGGTGCAGCTTTTCGGCCGAGGGGTCCTTCTTTGGGTCAGCGGTATAGACGCCGTCGACCCCGCTCTTGGCCATCAGGACGACGTCGGCGTGGACCTCCATGGCCCGCTGGGCCGCGACGGTGTCGGTCGAGAAGTACGGCAGGCCGGCGCCGGCACCGAAGATGACAACGCGGCCCTTTTCCATGTGGCGGATGGCGCGGCGCGGAATGTAGGCCTCGGCGACCTGGCCCATGGTGATGGCGCTCTGGACACGGGTTTCGACTCCGGCCTGTTCCAGGAAGTCCTGGAGCGCGAGGCAGTTCATAACGGTGCCGAGCATCCCCATGTAGTCGGCGCGTGAGCGGTCCATGCCGCTCTGGGACAATTCGGCGCCGCGGAAGAAGTTCCCGCCGCCGACGACGATGGCGACCTCGACGTCGGGGACTGCGGCGGCGATCTGCTTGGCCACGCCGCGGACGGTATCCGGGTCAACGCCCAGCTTGCCGCCGCCGAAGACCTCGCCGGAAAGTTTCAAGAGAACGCGGCGCCGGGTCTTTCTTGGCTGGGCTGAAGTGACGGTTTCCATGGTGCCTTCCCGTTGGTGAACTCTGAAAAAGGTTATCGTGCCGGAGGCCAGGGGTGTGATTCCACTCTGGTGTACGCATGCTGCCCCGGGTGCATGCAAAAGGGGTGGCCACCGCAGTGACCACCCCCTTAGCGTGTCCGGCTAGTGCCTGACTGGTGTCCGGCTCCTGGTCAGGAACCGACGCGGAAACGCGCGAATGCGGTTCCCTTGACGCCGGCCTCTTCGAGGATCTGGGCGACGGATTTCTTGGCGTCCTTGGCGAACGACTGGTCCAGCAGGACCTCGCCCTTGTAGAAGCCGGTTACGCGGCCTTCCACAATCTTGGTCATGGCGGCCTCGGGCTTGCCTTCAGCCTTGGCGGTTTCCTCGGCGATGCGGCGCTCGGACTCGACCAGCTCGGCCGGGACGTCCTCGCGGGAGAGGTAGTTCGGTGACATCGCAGCGATGTGCACGGCGACGTCGTGGGCGGCCGTAGCGGCCGCTTCCCCTTCGCCGTCAACGGCGAACAGCACGCCGACCTGCGCCGGGAGATCCTTGGAGGTCTTGTGCAGGTAAGCGTCGACCGTAGCGCCCTCGATGCGGGAGATGCGGCGAACCACAACCTTCTCGCCGAGGACGGCGCCCTCTTCGATGACAACCTCGGACAGCGGCTTGCCGTCGACCTCGGTGGCCAGCAGGGTGTCGAGGTCGGCCGCGCCGGACTCAACAGCAACGGCGAGGACCTTGTCGGCGAGCTGGATG from Arthrobacter sp. PAMC25564 encodes:
- the tsf gene encoding translation elongation factor Ts; this encodes MANYTAADIKALRERTGAGMMDVKKALDEANGDAEKAIEIIRIKGLKGATKREGRSTAEGLVTAKVDGGVGVMIEVNCETDFVAKADKFIQLADKVLAVAVESGAADLDTLLATEVDGKPLSEVVIEEGAVLGEKVVVRRISRIEGATVDAYLHKTSKDLPAQVGVLFAVDGEGEAAATAAHDVAVHIAAMSPNYLSREDVPAELVESERRIAEETAKAEGKPEAAMTKIVEGRVTGFYKGEVLLDQSFAKDAKKSVAQILEEAGVKGTAFARFRVGS
- the frr gene encoding ribosome recycling factor, giving the protein MIEETLLEAGDKMDKAVEVAKEDFASIRTGRATPGLYNRVLVDYYGSPTPLQQLASFAVPDARTILITPFDKTALRDIERALSDSEVGANPSNDGNVIRITIPELTKERRKEYVKIVKAKGEDAKVSIRNIRRKAKETLDKLVKDGDAGEDEGSRGEKELDAMTKAHVDGIDELLKRKEAELLEV
- the pyrH gene encoding UMP kinase, translated to METVTSAQPRKTRRRVLLKLSGEVFGGGKLGVDPDTVRGVAKQIAAAVPDVEVAIVVGGGNFFRGAELSQSGMDRSRADYMGMLGTVMNCLALQDFLEQAGVETRVQSAITMGQVAEAYIPRRAIRHMEKGRVVIFGAGAGLPYFSTDTVAAQRAMEVHADVVLMAKSGVDGVYTADPKKDPSAEKLHHLSYDEALRRDIRVMDQTAMTMCKDNNLTMVVFGMEGEGNVTRAIRGEDLGTVVTP
- a CDS encoding phosphatidate cytidylyltransferase, giving the protein MGQAQQAPGPRVRGRGKERKNPTPKAGRNLPAATAVGLGMLFAVLGGLIFLPLGFVLIVTAFAVFGVWEIFRALEASGTRLPIIPAMTGTIAMPIAAYFGGVESLLFAMLLSSVAVLLWRSLEGAAGSARSIFAGVFTLAWVPFLISFAVLPLHTTGGMAPVGPWPGGVVPPGAWQIATLLLLVVSNDTFGYLVGAFLGKHPMAPKISPKKTWEGFAGSIAGAMIIGVLASIFLLGRPWWVGAVLAVGMVAAATAGDLAESMVKRELGIKDMSSILPGHGGVMDRLDSIVFASPVAFILFSAVAGA
- a CDS encoding DUF485 domain-containing protein, whose product is MTRVRVTAPRTSAQASTALPAARSAAELREAAEESDAGQVFVRSLIRSQLRLGVVVAGGFMLILLAFPLMLGLVPGLAESKIAGLPFDWVLLGAGIYPVIGLGAWLYVRTAARNEARYRELAGDK
- a CDS encoding DivIVA domain-containing protein, coding for MTVDIQRQIPASFDRVQRNQYGYNAKQVDQFLQRARVSFESPKAAGRPISSADVRAVSFDPVKGGYAAAGVDAALDRLEDALARRERDELVAERGEEAWLREIGRLAGVLRGRLHRPDGQRFRRPTKAKARSYNTTDVDDLCHELIGYLEEDRALSVDNIRRAVFRPAIGRDGYEESQVDAFLERVVELMASID
- a CDS encoding cation acetate symporter, producing MNPVLGIAALAAVSLATAVIGFYGLRVSRTTSDFYVASRTVRPWWNASAIGGEYLSAASFLGVAGLVLLSGTDALWFPVGYTAGYLMLLLFVAAPLRRSGAYTIPDFTEARLDSRAVRRVTSIVVVLVGWLYIVPQLHGAALAIRIATGLPGWVGQVAVVAVVCITVVAGGMRSITFVQAFQYWLKLTALAVPILFIFFVLAGTGAPAVADAAANPTAAAPAGPYQNFSLLVALLFGTLGLPHVLVRFYTNPDGQSARRTTLIVLGLLSVFYLFPTAYGLIGRMFAPGLAQSGRADALVLLLPGRMIGGTAGDLLSALVVAGAFAAFLSTTSGLVVSLAGVISQDVFGGSVRGFRWAALISAVVPLGIASMTDSLALAGSVGLVFAFTASTICPVLLLGIWWRGLTDTGAIAGMLTGGVLCGGAMVAGSVLGAAGTPSWLAQPAAWTVPAAFGVVILVSRATKDRVPRTITRLMTRLHTPERPLATER
- a CDS encoding LytTR family DNA-binding domain-containing protein, producing the protein MINVLVADDELPAVEELAFLLGRDDRIGTIHRASSGAEALRALAAGDVDAVFLDIHMPAVSGLDIARSIASSAHPPAVVFVTADEDCALEAFELAAVDYLLKPVRAERLAKSVGRICELLKDGAAVPEMITVDLGGTTRMIRRDDVTYVQAQGDYARLHTADASYLIRVPLADLEQQWADAGFIRTHRSYLISLNHVSHMKLAVARPSVTLAGAELPISRRHLPSVREKLEATRIRPQA
- a CDS encoding histidine kinase, yielding MLDSPLLTAAAVAVIAMAIAVVVAVGLNVLRSFRELGTDAERATYKTLHAASRAGQHLRTGLNPAGAAKASRQLRSLLGCDALAITDTTGVLAWDGAGEELRPLLMGLAAGVLDGGHTAVIPAGEVHELAHATDVPVARPEVERAAVIAPIKAGTRVVGVVAAFAPAAGAGLVRATGEVADWVAAQVELAELDASRTLLMEAEVRALRAQISPHFIYNSLNAIASFINTDPVRARELVVEFADFTRYSFRRHGDFTTLAEELRCIDRYLLLERARFGDRVQVSLRIAPEVLSTVIPFLSLQPLVENAVRHGLEAKEGPGHISITANDSGAFAEVTIEDDGVGMDPEQLRSLLAGHGEGDHVGLRNVDARLRQVYGEDNGLVIETAPGEGTLITMRVPKSQPRHDA